Proteins encoded in a region of the Malaciobacter mytili LMG 24559 genome:
- a CDS encoding TetR/AcrR family transcriptional regulator, protein MTKEKIKKAALKNFAINGYEATSLAKIAQEVGIKKQSISTYFSQKEELYFAVFQEMTNDYITYLEKVVKQISTKPADIKIKTLVYKIYEFAVTYPLYNMFFNRALHFSPTFLQEKIKNEIQKMETLSSKIYKETFNEGIKTGLIKKQELESLVAAFYCLIDGISIQMLIYEKEEFHKRLESIWNIFWEGIKK, encoded by the coding sequence TTGACAAAAGAAAAAATAAAAAAAGCAGCTTTAAAAAACTTTGCTATAAATGGATATGAAGCTACCTCTTTAGCAAAAATAGCTCAAGAAGTAGGAATAAAAAAACAATCTATTTCAACATACTTTTCTCAAAAAGAAGAGTTATACTTTGCTGTTTTTCAAGAAATGACAAATGACTATATAACTTATTTAGAAAAAGTAGTAAAACAAATAAGTACAAAACCAGCAGATATAAAAATAAAAACTTTAGTTTATAAAATATATGAATTTGCTGTTACTTATCCTTTATACAATATGTTTTTTAATAGAGCCTTACATTTTTCACCAACCTTTTTACAAGAAAAGATTAAAAATGAAATTCAAAAAATGGAAACTTTATCTTCAAAAATTTATAAAGAAACCTTTAATGAAGGAATTAAAACAGGTCTAATTAAAAAGCAAGAACTTGAAAGTTTAGTGGCTGCTTTTTATTGTTTAATTGATGGAATTTCTATACAAATGTTAATTTATGAAAAAGAAGAATTTCATAAAAGACTTGAAAGTATCTGGAATATTTTTTGGGAAGGAATAAAAAAATGA
- a CDS encoding GNAT family N-acetyltransferase — translation MKIKLITTKQELEKAFEIRKKVFVEDQKVSMKEEFDKYETSCEHILAFIDNLAIATARLRVVDNIAKLERICVLPLYRKDGIGKKLIYALEEIALEKQLKKAKLHAQTNAQSFYEKLGYKAEGKVFFEAGIEHILMIKELKSEKI, via the coding sequence ATGAAAATAAAACTTATAACAACAAAACAAGAGTTAGAAAAAGCTTTTGAAATTAGAAAAAAAGTTTTTGTAGAAGATCAAAAAGTATCTATGAAAGAAGAGTTTGATAAATATGAAACAAGCTGTGAACATATACTTGCTTTTATTGATAATTTAGCCATAGCAACTGCTAGATTAAGAGTAGTTGATAATATAGCAAAACTTGAGAGAATTTGCGTTTTACCTTTATATAGAAAAGATGGTATTGGCAAAAAACTAATTTATGCTTTAGAAGAAATTGCATTAGAAAAACAGCTTAAAAAAGCAAAATTACATGCGCAAACAAATGCCCAAAGCTTTTATGAAAAATTAGGTTATAAAGCAGAAGGAAAAGTTTTTTTTGAAGCAGGAATTGAACATATTTTAATGATTAAAGAGTTAAAAAGTGAAAAAATATAG
- a CDS encoding YczE/YyaS/YitT family protein → MKKYRKVFFYNIGIFILACGCMLTIKSNFGAGPFDALLVGLYKTFGLTIGSWEIVLGLILVLLNALGSKSRPEYFALVTSLITGVCIDFWIFTAGVFIEPQSLAFQTICFFIGLVLMCLGVALNIQADFAPNPMDRSMIVLSKLINCSFSISRAILSSIFVIFAFIFNGPILIGTLIVAIFAGIIIKFFIQYVHKFDLKYFS, encoded by the coding sequence GTGAAAAAATATAGAAAAGTTTTTTTTTATAATATTGGTATTTTTATACTTGCTTGTGGCTGTATGCTAACAATAAAATCAAATTTTGGAGCAGGACCTTTTGATGCACTATTGGTTGGATTATATAAAACCTTTGGATTAACTATTGGAAGCTGGGAGATTGTTTTAGGGCTTATTTTAGTTTTATTAAATGCCCTAGGAAGTAAATCACGCCCTGAATACTTTGCTCTTGTAACTTCTCTTATTACAGGAGTATGTATAGACTTTTGGATATTTACAGCAGGAGTTTTTATAGAACCACAAAGTTTAGCTTTTCAAACTATATGCTTTTTTATAGGATTAGTATTGATGTGTTTAGGTGTTGCTTTAAATATACAAGCAGATTTTGCTCCAAATCCAATGGATAGGTCAATGATAGTATTATCAAAACTAATAAATTGTAGTTTTTCTATCTCAAGGGCAATTTTAAGTTCTATTTTTGTAATTTTTGCTTTTATTTTTAATGGACCAATTTTAATAGGTACTTTAATAGTTGCAATATTTGCAGGCATAATAATAAAGTTTTTTATTCAATATGTACATAAATTTGATTTAAAATATTTTAGTTGA
- a CDS encoding radical SAM protein, producing MSNSIIFGPIPSRRFGISLGIDLSVSKKQCNFDCLYCELKPAKTMDKMSEYPSVEEIINEVKKSFEKHPKIDVITLTANGEPTLYPKLDELIQELLKLNTKTLILSNGSTIYKKEVFDALLKLHMVKLSLDCVSEKCFKKLDRVHKSIEIDKIVPAMMEFSKKFKNDFILEVLFVKDLNDNKEEIALLYEAIKKINPTRVDIGTIDRPPAYKVQPVSFETLESIANSFKGINVNIAYKNRPKLLQSFTKEEIISMLSRRPLTFEDIENMYDENSKKELENLLKEGKISIIDSSGLKFYKIL from the coding sequence ATGTCAAATTCAATAATTTTTGGTCCAATTCCTTCAAGAAGATTTGGTATTTCTTTAGGAATAGATTTATCAGTTAGTAAAAAACAGTGTAATTTTGATTGTTTATATTGTGAATTAAAACCTGCTAAAACTATGGATAAAATGAGTGAATACCCAAGTGTTGAAGAGATAATAAATGAAGTTAAAAAAAGCTTTGAAAAGCATCCTAAAATTGATGTTATAACACTAACTGCAAATGGAGAACCAACTTTATATCCCAAATTGGATGAATTAATACAAGAGCTGCTAAAACTTAATACAAAAACACTTATTTTATCAAATGGTAGTACTATTTATAAAAAAGAGGTTTTTGATGCCTTATTAAAACTTCATATGGTTAAATTATCTTTAGACTGTGTAAGTGAGAAATGCTTTAAAAAACTAGATAGGGTTCATAAAAGTATTGAAATTGATAAAATAGTTCCTGCTATGATGGAGTTTTCTAAAAAGTTTAAAAATGATTTTATTTTAGAAGTTCTTTTTGTAAAAGATTTAAATGATAATAAAGAAGAGATAGCTTTATTATATGAAGCTATTAAAAAAATTAATCCCACAAGAGTAGATATAGGAACAATAGATAGACCACCTGCATATAAAGTGCAACCTGTTAGTTTTGAAACATTAGAAAGTATTGCAAACTCTTTTAAAGGTATAAATGTAAATATTGCTTATAAAAATAGACCAAAATTACTTCAAAGTTTCACAAAAGAAGAGATAATTTCTATGTTAAGTAGGCGTCCTTTAACTTTTGAAGATATTGAAAATATGTATGATGAAAATTCAAAAAAAGAGTTAGAAAATCTCTTAAAAGAAGGTAAAATTTCTATAATTGATAGTAGTGGATTAAAATTTTATAAAATTTTGTAA
- the hemE gene encoding uroporphyrinogen decarboxylase produces the protein MSKIFVDACFGKETPYTPVWMMRQAGRYLPEYMEVRAKAGNFLNLCHNPQMACEVTIQPLDIVGVDAAILFSDILVVPNEMGMHLEFVKGEGPIFKDPIKTEADIDALLGGKEAADKLTYVYETIKLLKEKLPEDKALIGFTGAPWTLATYMIEGQGTKTYNICKKLIYSNPELMHKLLAKVTEVVKHYMENQILAGADVVQIFDSWAAALEKNAYFEFSWKYMVEIAEYLKEKYPEIPVIMFPKGIGQYLDDIYGNFDVFGVDWSTPMALAKEKLGDKYVLQGNMEPCRLYSKEKTTACIEKIQEIMGGKRHIFNLGHGILPDVPVENAKHFVNECHRVSKKA, from the coding sequence ATGTCAAAAATTTTTGTTGATGCTTGTTTTGGGAAAGAGACACCTTATACTCCAGTTTGGATGATGAGACAAGCAGGAAGATATTTACCAGAATATATGGAAGTTAGAGCGAAAGCTGGAAACTTTTTAAATTTATGTCATAATCCACAGATGGCTTGTGAAGTTACAATTCAACCACTTGATATAGTTGGAGTGGATGCGGCTATTTTATTTAGTGATATTTTAGTTGTACCAAATGAGATGGGAATGCACCTAGAGTTTGTAAAAGGTGAAGGACCTATTTTTAAAGATCCTATTAAAACTGAGGCTGATATTGATGCACTTTTAGGTGGAAAAGAAGCAGCTGATAAATTAACTTATGTTTATGAAACAATTAAACTATTAAAAGAAAAACTACCTGAAGATAAGGCTCTTATTGGATTTACAGGAGCACCTTGGACACTTGCAACATATATGATTGAAGGACAAGGAACTAAAACATATAATATTTGTAAAAAACTTATCTATTCAAATCCAGAACTTATGCATAAATTACTTGCAAAAGTTACTGAAGTTGTAAAACATTATATGGAAAATCAAATTCTTGCAGGTGCTGATGTTGTTCAAATTTTTGATTCATGGGCAGCAGCTTTAGAAAAAAATGCATATTTTGAGTTCTCATGGAAATATATGGTTGAAATTGCAGAATATTTAAAAGAAAAATATCCAGAAATTCCTGTTATTATGTTCCCTAAAGGTATTGGACAATATTTAGATGATATTTATGGAAATTTTGATGTATTTGGTGTTGATTGGTCAACTCCAATGGCATTGGCAAAAGAAAAACTTGGAGATAAATATGTATTACAAGGGAATATGGAACCTTGTAGATTATACTCAAAAGAAAAAACAACAGCTTGTATTGAAAAAATACAAGAAATAATGGGTGGAAAAAGACATATTTTTAATCTAGGTCATGGTATTTTACCTGATGTACCAGTTGAAAATGCAAAACACTTTGTAAATGAATGTCATAGAGTTTCAAAAAAAGCTTAA
- a CDS encoding YqhA family protein produces the protein MIEKLFESAMWQSRFLVILAVIFGLLGALVLFIVASMDIFEVAKFTYTTITTGAHPENYHEDIVSGIIGAVDLYLIAVVMLIFSFGVYELFISPIDCNQHALDDQKILSIKTLDQLKDKIAKVIVMVLVVNFFQRVLHTEYTTALEMLYFALAVTALSIGLFFLGKVGKK, from the coding sequence ATGATTGAAAAGCTTTTTGAAAGCGCAATGTGGCAGTCAAGATTTCTTGTAATCTTGGCTGTTATTTTTGGATTACTTGGAGCATTAGTTCTTTTTATTGTTGCAAGTATGGATATTTTTGAAGTTGCTAAGTTTACATATACTACTATTACAACAGGAGCTCATCCTGAAAACTACCATGAAGATATTGTAAGTGGTATTATTGGAGCAGTTGATTTATATTTAATTGCTGTTGTTATGCTAATTTTCTCTTTTGGAGTGTATGAGCTTTTTATCTCTCCCATAGATTGTAATCAACATGCTTTAGATGATCAAAAAATTCTATCAATTAAAACATTAGATCAATTAAAAGACAAAATTGCAAAAGTTATAGTAATGGTACTTGTTGTAAACTTTTTTCAAAGAGTTTTACACACAGAATATACAACGGCTTTAGAGATGTTATATTTCGCTTTAGCTGTTACAGCTTTATCAATAGGACTTTTCTTCTTAGGAAAAGTTGGAAAAAAATAA
- a CDS encoding aspartate-semialdehyde dehydrogenase yields the protein MRKFNVAVVGATGAVGEELFRVMEAYDFPVNNIVPLASAKSAGTTIEYKNKEYKVLELTETSFEENEVEIAFFSAGGSISAKFAKYAVEAGAVVIDNTSHFRMEPNIPLVVPEVNPEEIAKWKETGIIANPNCSTIQMVLSLKPLDELYGIKRVDVSTYQAVSGAGKAGMEELVKQMQAFFAFKLEESEKEAFAHQIALNVIPQIDVAQPNGFTKEEMKMVNETQKIMNKKMQIAATCVRVPVLRSHSESITVTFEDNVVVDVEKVREALNNFENVEVIDDLENKQYPMPIIATDTDITYVGRIRKDVYADNIVHYFNVADQVRVGAATNSVRIALKWIEMENNN from the coding sequence ATGAGAAAATTTAATGTTGCTGTTGTTGGAGCAACAGGTGCAGTTGGAGAAGAACTATTTAGAGTTATGGAAGCATATGATTTCCCTGTAAATAATATAGTACCTTTAGCAAGTGCTAAAAGTGCTGGAACAACAATTGAATATAAAAATAAAGAGTATAAAGTATTAGAATTAACTGAAACTTCTTTTGAAGAAAATGAAGTTGAAATTGCTTTTTTTAGTGCAGGTGGAAGTATTTCTGCAAAATTTGCTAAATATGCAGTTGAAGCAGGAGCTGTTGTAATTGATAATACAAGTCATTTTAGAATGGAGCCAAATATTCCTTTAGTAGTACCAGAAGTTAATCCAGAAGAGATTGCTAAATGGAAAGAAACGGGAATTATTGCAAATCCAAATTGTTCTACTATTCAAATGGTATTATCTTTAAAACCTCTTGATGAATTATATGGAATTAAAAGAGTTGATGTATCAACTTACCAAGCTGTAAGTGGTGCTGGAAAAGCTGGTATGGAAGAACTTGTAAAACAAATGCAAGCTTTTTTTGCTTTTAAATTAGAAGAGAGTGAAAAAGAAGCATTTGCACATCAAATTGCTTTAAATGTTATTCCTCAAATTGATGTTGCTCAACCAAATGGATTCACTAAAGAAGAGATGAAAATGGTAAATGAGACTCAAAAAATTATGAATAAAAAAATGCAAATTGCAGCAACTTGTGTAAGAGTTCCTGTATTAAGAAGTCATAGTGAATCAATTACTGTTACTTTTGAAGATAATGTTGTAGTTGATGTTGAAAAAGTAAGAGAAGCATTAAATAACTTTGAAAATGTAGAAGTTATTGATGATTTAGAAAATAAACAATATCCTATGCCAATTATTGCTACTGATACAGATATTACTTATGTTGGTAGAATTAGAAAAGATGTTTATGCTGATAATATAGTACACTATTTTAATGTTGCGGATCAAGTAAGAGTTGGAGCAGCAACTAATTCTGTTAGAATTGCTTTAAAATGGATTGAAATGGAGAATAATAACTAA
- the gyrA gene encoding DNA gyrase subunit A produces MENLFENQDIIDINIEDSVKASYLDYSMSVIIGRALPDAKDGLKPVHRRILYAMHDLNMSARSPYKKSARIVGDVIGKYHPHGDSSVYDALVRMAQNFSMRAPLVDGQGNFGSVDGDNAAAMRYTEARMTRISEEILRDIDKDTVNFVANYDDTLKEPAVLPTRVPTLLLNGSEGIAVGMATKIPPHNLGELLDAVLHMIENPEATAEELMEFVQGPDFPTGGIIFGRRGIIEAYKTGRGRVKIRAKHHIETRGKKEVIVLDELPYQVNKARLIEQIATLAKDKHIDGIAEVRDESDREGIRVVIELKKDAMSEIVLNNLYKSTPMETTFGIILLAVHNKEPKVFNLPELITLFLSHRKTVIIRRTIFDLEKAKARAHILEGLKIAVDNIDEVVKIIRSSSNDTDAKEKLQSRFELSPIQSQAILDMRLGRLTGLQRDKLEAEYQELLILIAELEAILRSEEKLNEIITEEITEIKDKYSDARRTEIEDSYDEIDIEDLIPNEPMVVTITHNGYVKRVPIKSYEKQRRGGKGKIAVTTHDDDFIERFFVTNTHDTLMFVTNMGQLYWLKVYKIPEGSRTAKGKAVVNLINLRAEEKIMAIIPTTDFDETKSLAFFTRNGIVKRTSLAEFSNIRSNGVRAIVLDDTDEIVTAKITIPGAQYFMIFTSLGQCIRFEIEKTREQGRSTRGVRGIKFKHDSDFVVDADVIINEEQELLTVSEKGIGKRTTVDEYRLTNRAGSGVIAMKLHQKTGNIVGSVIVDESQDLMALTSIGKMIRVDMQTIRKAGRNTSGVIIVNVDKGDKVVSIAKCPKEEDDELDIESATDLAGIIDDTNLVENTSLDEENTNSNLLENGENE; encoded by the coding sequence ATGGAAAACCTTTTCGAAAATCAAGATATTATAGATATTAACATAGAAGATAGCGTTAAAGCTTCTTACTTAGACTATTCAATGAGTGTTATTATTGGACGGGCATTACCTGATGCAAAAGATGGATTAAAGCCTGTTCATAGAAGAATTCTTTATGCAATGCATGATTTAAATATGAGTGCAAGATCTCCTTATAAAAAATCTGCAAGGATTGTAGGGGATGTTATAGGTAAGTATCACCCACATGGAGATAGCTCTGTATATGATGCTTTAGTTAGGATGGCTCAAAACTTTTCAATGAGAGCACCTCTTGTTGATGGACAAGGAAACTTTGGTTCTGTTGATGGAGATAATGCGGCTGCGATGAGGTATACAGAGGCTAGAATGACTAGAATCTCTGAAGAGATATTAAGAGATATTGACAAAGATACTGTAAATTTTGTTGCTAACTATGATGACACTTTAAAAGAGCCTGCTGTTTTACCTACAAGAGTTCCAACACTTTTATTAAATGGAAGTGAAGGTATTGCTGTTGGTATGGCTACAAAAATTCCTCCTCATAACTTAGGAGAATTACTTGATGCAGTTTTACATATGATTGAAAATCCTGAAGCTACTGCTGAAGAGTTAATGGAATTTGTTCAAGGACCTGATTTCCCTACTGGTGGAATTATCTTTGGAAGAAGAGGAATTATTGAAGCATATAAAACAGGAAGAGGAAGAGTTAAGATAAGGGCAAAGCACCATATTGAAACTAGAGGTAAAAAAGAAGTTATTGTATTAGATGAATTACCTTACCAAGTTAATAAAGCTAGACTTATTGAACAAATTGCCACTTTAGCAAAAGATAAGCATATTGATGGAATTGCTGAAGTTAGAGATGAGTCTGATAGAGAAGGTATTAGAGTTGTTATTGAACTTAAAAAAGATGCAATGAGTGAAATTGTATTAAACAATCTTTATAAGTCAACTCCAATGGAGACAACTTTTGGGATTATCTTACTTGCAGTTCATAATAAAGAACCAAAAGTATTTAATCTTCCAGAATTAATAACTCTTTTCTTATCTCATAGAAAAACTGTAATTATTAGAAGAACAATTTTTGATTTAGAAAAAGCAAAAGCTAGAGCGCATATTTTAGAAGGTTTAAAAATTGCTGTTGATAATATTGATGAAGTTGTAAAAATTATTAGATCTTCTTCAAATGATACTGATGCAAAAGAAAAACTTCAAAGTAGATTTGAATTATCTCCTATTCAGTCTCAAGCTATATTAGATATGAGACTTGGAAGATTAACAGGTCTTCAAAGGGATAAACTTGAAGCAGAATATCAAGAGTTATTAATTTTAATTGCTGAATTAGAAGCTATTTTAAGATCTGAAGAAAAATTAAATGAAATAATTACTGAAGAGATTACTGAAATTAAAGATAAATATTCTGATGCAAGAAGAACAGAAATTGAAGATTCATATGATGAAATTGATATTGAAGATTTAATTCCAAATGAGCCAATGGTTGTTACTATTACTCATAATGGATATGTAAAAAGAGTTCCAATTAAATCATATGAAAAACAAAGAAGAGGTGGTAAAGGTAAGATAGCAGTTACTACACATGATGATGATTTTATTGAAAGATTCTTTGTTACAAATACGCATGATACTTTAATGTTTGTTACAAATATGGGACAATTATATTGGTTAAAAGTATATAAAATTCCTGAAGGTAGTAGAACAGCTAAAGGAAAAGCAGTAGTTAATTTAATCAACTTAAGAGCTGAAGAAAAAATTATGGCTATTATTCCAACTACTGATTTTGATGAAACTAAATCTTTAGCATTCTTTACTAGAAATGGTATTGTAAAAAGAACTTCATTGGCTGAATTTAGTAATATAAGAAGTAATGGAGTAAGAGCTATTGTTCTTGATGATACTGATGAGATAGTTACAGCAAAAATTACAATTCCTGGTGCACAATACTTTATGATTTTTACAAGTTTAGGTCAATGTATTAGATTTGAAATTGAAAAAACAAGAGAACAAGGTAGAAGTACAAGGGGAGTTAGAGGTATTAAGTTTAAACATGACTCTGATTTTGTTGTTGATGCTGATGTTATTATAAATGAAGAGCAAGAGTTATTAACTGTATCTGAAAAAGGTATTGGAAAAAGAACAACAGTAGATGAATATAGACTTACAAATAGAGCTGGTTCTGGTGTTATTGCTATGAAATTACATCAAAAAACTGGAAATATCGTAGGTTCTGTTATTGTTGATGAATCACAAGACCTTATGGCTTTAACTTCAATTGGAAAAATGATTAGAGTTGATATGCAAACTATTAGAAAAGCTGGAAGAAATACTTCTGGGGTAATTATAGTAAATGTTGATAAAGGTGATAAAGTTGTATCAATTGCTAAGTGTCCAAAAGAAGAAGATGATGAATTAGATATTGAATCAGCAACAGATTTAGCTGGTATAATTGATGATACAAATTTAGTAGAAAATACTTCTTTAGATGAAGAAAATACAAACTCAAACTTATTAGAAAATGGAGAAAATGAATAA
- a CDS encoding YdcH family protein produces MFHEHRDVITKLKQENAHFHKIFEKHNELDDEIVEMEKSLADQFEIEKKKKEKLKIKDEIYSMIMDYKNN; encoded by the coding sequence ATGTTTCATGAACACAGAGATGTTATCACAAAATTAAAGCAAGAAAATGCTCACTTTCATAAAATCTTTGAAAAACATAATGAATTAGATGATGAAATTGTTGAAATGGAAAAATCTTTGGCTGATCAATTTGAGATAGAAAAAAAGAAAAAAGAAAAGCTTAAAATTAAAGATGAAATTTATAGTATGATAATGGACTATAAAAATAACTAA
- the argJ gene encoding bifunctional glutamate N-acetyltransferase/amino-acid acetyltransferase ArgJ, whose amino-acid sequence MFTILPIKGYIDQIDGFFCDGIHAGLKANNALDLGFIYSDTLCDVEAIFTENKFQAAPLKHYLMYEKDFKTNFVLINSKNANALTGKKGIENINTVFASLPFELTNPIMSSTGVIANPLPVEKIVNGAKTFNLSAKNGENLSKAIMTTDAYSKTSMYEVKLEDGSSFKIGSVAKGAGMINPNLATMLCFICTDAAVPKEDMKEALKLNSQTTFNAISVDGDTSTNDTVLLLTNKKSNAYNKEAFFEALRMVMHDMAMLMVADGEGAKKAVAFEVKNAATYEEAQKAAKALSNSLLVKTALFGEDPNFGRIASTIGASRITCDEDKLIISYNDVIVYKEGEIFFDKEQEAKAASVLQNDKFKIVCDLGVGTYNFTAYGCDLGYKYVEINADYRT is encoded by the coding sequence ATGTTTACTATTTTGCCAATAAAAGGTTATATTGACCAAATAGATGGATTTTTTTGTGATGGGATTCATGCTGGATTAAAAGCAAATAATGCTTTAGATTTAGGTTTTATTTATAGTGATACTTTATGTGATGTTGAAGCTATTTTTACAGAAAATAAGTTTCAAGCTGCACCTTTAAAACACTATTTAATGTATGAAAAGGATTTTAAAACAAATTTTGTTTTAATTAATTCAAAAAATGCAAATGCACTAACTGGTAAAAAAGGAATAGAAAATATAAATACTGTTTTTGCTTCTTTACCTTTTGAATTAACAAATCCTATTATGAGTAGTACGGGTGTTATTGCAAATCCACTTCCAGTTGAAAAAATTGTAAATGGTGCAAAAACATTTAATTTAAGTGCAAAAAATGGTGAAAATTTATCAAAAGCAATTATGACAACTGATGCTTATTCTAAAACTTCTATGTATGAAGTAAAACTTGAAGATGGAAGTTCATTTAAAATAGGTTCTGTTGCAAAAGGTGCAGGTATGATAAACCCAAATTTAGCAACAATGCTTTGTTTTATTTGTACAGATGCTGCTGTTCCTAAAGAAGATATGAAAGAGGCTTTAAAATTAAATAGCCAAACAACTTTCAATGCTATTTCAGTAGATGGTGATACTTCAACAAATGATACAGTTTTGCTTTTAACAAATAAAAAATCAAATGCTTATAATAAAGAAGCATTTTTTGAAGCTTTAAGAATGGTTATGCATGATATGGCTATGTTAATGGTAGCTGATGGTGAAGGTGCAAAAAAAGCAGTTGCTTTTGAAGTAAAAAATGCAGCAACTTATGAAGAAGCACAAAAAGCTGCAAAAGCTTTATCAAATTCACTTTTAGTTAAAACTGCACTTTTTGGTGAAGATCCAAACTTTGGAAGAATTGCTTCAACAATAGGAGCAAGTAGAATAACTTGTGATGAAGATAAGTTAATTATTTCATATAATGATGTAATTGTATATAAAGAGGGTGAAATCTTCTTTGATAAAGAACAAGAAGCAAAAGCTGCATCAGTTTTACAAAATGATAAATTTAAAATTGTTTGTGATTTAGGTGTGGGAACTTATAACTTTACTGCATATGGTTGTGACTTAGGTTATAAATATGTGGAAATAAACGCAGATTATAGAACATAA
- a CDS encoding potassium channel family protein yields the protein MSFFKKTKKALGWEIRSSKPEYDLNPLIYSQLKPFRLPLILIQIILMIGTFGYVYIEDYSIMHAIFQSAYTFTTTGFGALNEGNFSNAGIVFTVTLMLSGFAVLTFSVGILINTISNGTLFKLIKERNMLYKIARLRRHFVIFHHNEYTSQLAKQFRENHIPFVVVDSREDMEQIAKEHNYPYFVKEEPYKEIAFLKSHLSSAKGAISLSKNISDNITLIASVRLYEKELGRSPYLIISNAETQNDKVRLKKLGADKVVAPPSLMAKRVSAMAIRPDMENVLDEFLYKKDTPIDMEEAFVSEESWAVDKQIQDLHLRDRMKVSIIGITEANGKFIQMPKGTTIIRANCKLLLVGNQKGISKSKRILAYSQKPKDL from the coding sequence ATGAGCTTCTTTAAAAAAACAAAAAAAGCTCTTGGCTGGGAAATACGGTCAAGCAAGCCTGAATACGACTTAAACCCTTTAATTTATTCTCAATTAAAACCTTTTAGACTACCACTTATTTTAATTCAAATAATTTTAATGATAGGTACATTTGGATATGTATATATTGAAGATTATTCAATAATGCATGCAATTTTTCAATCTGCATATACATTTACAACAACTGGATTTGGTGCTTTAAATGAGGGGAACTTTAGTAATGCAGGTATTGTATTTACTGTTACATTGATGTTATCAGGGTTTGCAGTACTTACTTTCTCAGTGGGGATTTTGATTAATACAATATCAAATGGAACACTTTTCAAGTTAATTAAGGAAAGAAATATGCTTTATAAAATTGCTAGGCTTAGAAGACATTTTGTTATATTTCACCACAATGAATATACTTCTCAATTGGCTAAACAGTTTAGAGAAAATCATATACCTTTTGTGGTGGTTGATTCAAGAGAAGATATGGAACAAATTGCAAAAGAACACAATTATCCATATTTTGTAAAAGAAGAACCTTATAAAGAGATTGCTTTTTTAAAATCTCATTTAAGTTCAGCAAAAGGAGCTATTTCTTTATCAAAAAATATTTCAGATAACATTACACTTATTGCATCAGTAAGATTATATGAAAAAGAGCTTGGAAGAAGTCCATATTTAATTATTTCAAATGCTGAAACACAAAATGATAAAGTAAGATTAAAAAAACTTGGAGCAGATAAAGTGGTTGCTCCTCCATCGTTAATGGCTAAAAGAGTTAGTGCAATGGCTATTAGGCCTGATATGGAAAATGTACTTGATGAATTTTTATATAAAAAAGATACTCCTATTGATATGGAAGAGGCTTTTGTTAGTGAAGAATCTTGGGCTGTTGATAAACAAATTCAAGATTTACACTTAAGGGATAGAATGAAAGTTTCTATTATTGGTATTACTGAAGCAAATGGCAAATTTATCCAAATGCCTAAAGGAACAACAATAATTAGAGCAAATTGTAAATTGCTTTTAGTAGGGAATCAAAAAGGGATTTCAAAATCTAAAAGAATACTTGCGTATAGTCAAAAACCAAAGGATTTATAA
- the rpmB gene encoding 50S ribosomal protein L28, whose translation MARRCAISGKGAMVGNNVSHAKNRTKRRFLPNLRTVRVTLEDGTTQKIRISAKELRTLKKHS comes from the coding sequence ATGGCAAGAAGATGTGCAATTTCAGGAAAAGGGGCAATGGTTGGTAACAACGTAAGCCACGCTAAAAATAGAACTAAAAGAAGATTTTTACCAAACTTAAGAACAGTTAGAGTTACTTTAGAAGATGGTACAACTCAAAAAATCAGAATCTCAGCTAAAGAGTTAAGAACTCTTAAAAAACACTCATAA